In the genome of Bicyclus anynana chromosome 23, ilBicAnyn1.1, whole genome shotgun sequence, one region contains:
- the LOC112053706 gene encoding GAS2-like protein 1, whose product MAYYRCGPTAIGSRASWSVTSPVESKTFDRPLSGNYDRIFNAFERTNAFEYVRSTFEGKPEEERQIGHGDIVVNRKMSSSFERADCALAAQTPCEDDEDFYREKILYSQARQLFPLQEDLADWINKTIGITYLSGENFLDVLDNGAELCQLAVVIHERAREALDQGLIVGPVPAIRGRCWQRAARRSFFSRDNAENFITFCRELGVHENLLFESDDLVLHNQPRQVILCLLEVARLATKFNVEPPGLVQLEKEIALEERDSGLDSAMSGAAWQFRDNSPSPVRDKSKSEALPSSPDDPHESQHSVPDNTDAESTKSGGTESSTDTDVPLKPTNELDKRVQLVTRLMERGCTCGSGKCSKLLKVKKVGEGRYNIAGRNVFIRLLKGRHMMVRVGGGWDTLEHFLSRHEPCQVRLVTPGRRDVLPVALPPSPRTSPRPSPSPASSKNSLTREPTGKSPSPAGSKTSLTKEPSMTGTISPVDSKSPSVSGKASPEPGVKSRKTAYSSKESSMIRTISPVDSKGSSVSGKTSPDPGASVKPRKASGKSSPLRTSTPIKPLNKNRSALTLPLKETDSKAALRARKQSAPASFSTPGTPTGRSARTPPVELRKSLTSNTLLAAPKKSRSMSLANALEKKPFCGTDRLNQNASKKTRGSTPTTPTETMARKARSQSLASTPTNDPKKSLTNGYGKKTRSMSLAAPIEFGKPLHKSASVTTTGLTQAAIEDSIRRSLEASIEDHTSPKKPFLHIKAKYRSPPPREVPPR is encoded by the exons ATGGCTTACTACCGCTGCGGGCCGACAGCCATCGGCAGCCGGGCGTCCTGGTCGGTGACATCGCCCGTGGAGTCCAAGACCTTCGACCGGCCCCTCAGCGGCAACTATGATAGAATCTTCAACGCTTTCGAACGGACCAACGCGTTTGAATACGTCCGCAGCACGTTCGAAGGAAAACCCGAGGAGGAGAGGCAGATCGGCCACGGGGATATAGTGGTGAACAGGAAGATGTCCAGCAGCTTCGAGCGTGCGGACTGTGCGCTGGCGGCGCAGACGCCGTGCGAGGATGATGAGGACTTCTACCGGGAAAAGATCCTGTACTCGCAGGCGAGACAGCTGTTCCCTTTGCAGGAGGATCTGGCTGATTGGATCAACAAAACCATCG GCATCACGTACCTGTCGGGAGAGAACTTCCTCGATGTGCTGGACAACGGCGCAGAGCTGTGCCAGCTGGCGGTGGTCATCCACGAGCGAGCGCGGGAGGCTCTCGACCAGGGGCTCATTGTGGGG CCGGTGCCAGCGATCCGCGGGCGCTGCTGGcagcgcgcggcgcggcgcagCTTCTTCTCGCGCGACAACGCGGAGAACTTCATCACTTTCTGCCGCGAGCTGGGCGTGCACGAGAACTTGCTGTTTGAAAGCGATGACCTTG TGTTACACAACCAGCCTCGCCAAGTGATCCTGTGCCTTCTAGAAGTGGCGCGGCTGGCGACCAAGTTCAACGTGGAGCCGCCCGGGCTGGTGCAGCTGGAGAAGGAGATCGCCCTGGAGGAGCGGGACTCGGGGCTGGACTCGGCCATGTCGGGCGCCGCGTGGCAGTTCCGGGACAACTCGCCGTCGCCCGTCAGGGATAA GTCAAAGTCTGAAGCGTTACCCTCTTCACCAGATGATCCACATGAAA GTCAGCACTCAGTGCCGGACAACACGGACGCAGAGAGCACCAAGTCCGGCGGCACGGAGAGCAGCACCGACACGGACGTGCCGCTCAAACCTACCAACGAGCTGGACAAAAGA GTTCAGCTGGTGACGCGTCTGATGGAGCGTGGCTGCACCTGCGGCTCGGGCAAGTGCTCCAAGCTGCTCAAGGTCAAGAAGGTCGGCGAGGGCCGCTACAACATCGCCGGCAGAAACGTCTTCATCAGA CTGCTGAAAGGTCGTCACATGATGGTGCGAGTGGGCGGCGGCTGGGACACGCTGGAGCACTTCCTGTCCCGCCACGAGCCGTGCCAGGTGCGCCTCGTCACGCCGGGCCGCCGGGACGTGCTGCCCGTCGCCCTCCCGCCCTCTCCCCGCACCTCGCCCCGCCCGTCACCCTCCCCCGCCAGCAGCAAGAACTCGCTCACCCGAGAGCCGACCGGCAAGTCGCCCTCCCCCGCCGGCAGCAAGACGTCCCTCACCAAAGAGCCTTCAATGACTGGCACCATATCACCGGTAGATAGCAAATCACCTTCGGTGAGCGGCAAAGCTTCCCCGGAGCCAGGAGTCAAATCACGTAAAACAGCTTACTCATCCAAGGAGTCGTCGATGATTCGCACGATATCACCAGTAGACAGCAAAGGTTCATCCGTGAGCGGCAAAACGTCTCCAGATCCTGGAGCGTCTGTGAAACCTCGCAAGGCCAGTGGAAAGAGTTCACCTTTACGCACATCGACACCGATCaaaccattaaataaaaatagatccGCGTTAACTTTGCCACTCAAAGAGACGGACAGCAAAGCCGCTTTACGTGCCAGGAAGCAATCCGCCCCCGCCAGCTTCAGCACCCCCGGCACGCCCACCGGCCGCTCGGCTCGCACGCCGCCCGTGGAGTTGCGCAAATCACTCACATCCAACACTTTGTTAGCCGCACCTAAGAAATCCAGGAGCATGAGTCTCGCCAACGCTCTGGAGAAGAAACCGTTCTGCGGGACCGACCGGCTGAACCAAAACGCGAGTAAGAAAACCAGAGGCTCAACGCCGACCACTCCCACTGAAACGATGGCGAGGAAAGCTCGCAGCCAGAGCCTCGCGTCCACTCCCACTAACGATCCCAAAAAGTCTCTGACGAACGGCTACGGTAAGAAGACTCGCAGCATGAGCTTGGCCGCGCCGATAGAGTTCGGTAAACCGTTGCACAAGAGCGCTTCTGTCACTACCACAGGGTTAACGCAAGCCGCCATAGAAGACAGCATCCGGCGGTCGCTGGAAGCGAGTATAGAAGACCACACGTCTCCCAAAAAGCCCTTTCTGCACATCAAAGCCAAATACAGGAGTCCCCCGCCGAGGGAGGTCCCGCCCAGATAA